Proteins from one Leptonema illini DSM 21528 genomic window:
- a CDS encoding MBL fold metallo-hydrolase, whose protein sequence is MYSFDTENGIGTIDCHYVKPLLACAYIMVDGDDVAFVENNTSLAVPYLLDALKELGKTPEQVKYVIITHVHLDHAGGSGLLMQHCKNATLIAHPKAGRHMVDPSRLIASSIQVYGEEPFRRLYGEIVPVAEERVQLMNDGDELRLGSRTLRFFHTRGHANHHFCIYDSKSNGVFTGDTFGIAYPVLQKGGPYIYPTSTPTDFDPAEARLSLTKIRETGCSRLYLTHFGEFTALDDGEAQMREGLDFLEGLLDESIRGLKAGQSFEVMQGYVASSILERMKGEVERREFYVDEEGEEMMRLDAELNAQGIVFAASRKAKAEKPV, encoded by the coding sequence ATGTACAGCTTTGATACCGAGAACGGAATCGGCACGATTGACTGCCACTACGTCAAGCCTCTGCTCGCCTGCGCCTATATCATGGTCGACGGCGATGACGTTGCCTTCGTCGAGAACAATACCTCGCTTGCCGTTCCCTATCTGCTTGATGCTCTGAAAGAGCTGGGTAAAACGCCCGAGCAGGTCAAATACGTCATCATCACACACGTGCATCTCGATCATGCCGGTGGTTCGGGCCTGCTGATGCAGCACTGCAAGAATGCCACGCTGATCGCGCATCCGAAGGCCGGGCGTCATATGGTCGATCCGTCGCGCCTGATCGCCAGCTCCATACAGGTCTATGGCGAAGAGCCCTTTCGCCGTCTCTACGGCGAGATCGTGCCCGTCGCCGAAGAGCGCGTTCAGCTCATGAATGACGGCGACGAACTGAGGCTCGGCTCGCGCACGCTGCGCTTCTTTCATACAAGAGGTCACGCCAATCATCACTTCTGCATCTATGATTCGAAATCGAACGGCGTCTTTACCGGAGATACGTTCGGCATCGCCTATCCGGTCTTGCAGAAAGGCGGGCCGTATATCTATCCGACAAGCACGCCGACAGACTTTGATCCGGCCGAGGCGCGCCTCAGTCTGACGAAGATTCGCGAGACGGGCTGTTCGCGCCTGTATCTCACGCATTTCGGCGAGTTCACCGCCCTTGACGACGGCGAGGCGCAGATGCGCGAAGGTCTCGACTTTCTTGAAGGCCTGCTTGACGAATCCATTCGCGGATTAAAGGCCGGCCAGTCGTTTGAAGTCATGCAGGGCTACGTCGCCTCGTCGATACTCGAACGCATGAAAGGCGAGGTGGAGAGGCGTGAGTTCTATGTCGATGAAGAGGGCGAAGAGATGATGCGCCTGGACGCCGAACTGAACGCCCAGGGCATCGTCTTTGCCGCCTCGCGCAAGGCAAAGGCCGAGAAGCCGGTTTGA
- a CDS encoding serine hydrolase domain-containing protein encodes MTPALLTLATSLPTVAGVAAQSGREIIANNADPDRPFAVYSISKTILAILTLQLNEAGRLVIDNAARRYLSASQARYLSPEITIRQLMGHTSGLPDYGPLPEYHTAVRQGQRAWSFDEYMERTQATTLLFPPGDGWSYSNIGYMILKHIVETTADQPLAELSAERLFVPLEFSGSLVVKERADWRRVSIGRSDSLEGEVREIYDPGWVAHGLFAMTASDLLALFQALFSGRLLKSESLQQMCMLHRLPFIEGRPFQQPAYGLGLMADAQRQIFGHTGGGPGSTAAAYHKDGKTAVILTNDEDSLKAEKLGIALFDSTNSDHEV; translated from the coding sequence ATGACTCCGGCTCTGCTTACGCTCGCAACTTCCCTTCCAACCGTGGCCGGAGTCGCCGCACAATCCGGGCGCGAAATCATCGCAAACAATGCCGATCCCGATCGCCCGTTTGCCGTCTACAGCATCTCAAAGACGATCCTGGCCATCCTGACGTTACAGCTGAACGAAGCGGGCAGACTGGTGATCGACAATGCGGCCAGACGGTACCTGTCCGCCTCGCAGGCGCGGTATCTGTCGCCCGAGATCACGATCCGCCAACTGATGGGCCATACGTCGGGCCTGCCCGACTACGGCCCTCTTCCGGAATACCATACAGCGGTGCGGCAGGGGCAGCGGGCCTGGTCGTTTGACGAATACATGGAACGCACGCAGGCAACGACCCTGCTGTTTCCGCCCGGGGATGGCTGGTCTTATTCGAACATCGGCTACATGATTCTCAAGCATATCGTCGAGACGACGGCGGATCAGCCTCTGGCAGAACTCAGCGCAGAACGGTTGTTTGTGCCGCTCGAATTCAGCGGCAGTCTCGTCGTCAAAGAACGTGCGGACTGGCGACGCGTTTCTATCGGGCGATCCGACTCTCTCGAAGGCGAGGTGCGAGAGATCTATGATCCCGGCTGGGTGGCGCACGGGCTTTTTGCGATGACCGCTTCGGATCTGCTCGCTCTTTTTCAGGCGCTTTTCTCGGGACGTCTATTAAAGAGCGAGTCCTTGCAACAGATGTGCATGCTGCACCGCCTCCCTTTCATAGAAGGTCGACCTTTTCAACAGCCGGCGTATGGCCTGGGCCTGATGGCCGACGCCCAACGACAGATCTTCGGCCACACGGGCGGCGGCCCTGGAAGCACGGCCGCCGCCTATCATAAAGATGGGAAAACGGCCGTCATTCTTACGAACGACGAAGACTCTTTAAAGGCCGAGAAGCTCGGCATTGCTCTGTTCGATTCGACTAACTCCGATCACGAAGTGTGA
- a CDS encoding extracellular catalytic domain type 1 short-chain-length polyhydroxyalkanoate depolymerase yields the protein MKRFFSHTLLLIVMLPIMSGCLFLVRRALADDAVKEITIQGVTRRYILHVPEKYKPGSESNLVVMLHGGGGNGRNAEQMSGFRERSDRDGFLVVYPYGTNRLFDEKLLTWNAGNCCGAALDQKVDDVTFLRQLILFIKNQYNVKKVYVTGMSNGGMMTYRMACESADIIDGIAPVAGALNVPACNPARPLDVIIFHGREDKHVLYEGGEPQVKADSHARVDRSVGFAETFWQKRNGCRDRKAVKAGKVERVSYTCDAGKLTIISIDDEGHTWPGGAKGFFGADTPTQEISATDAMLQFWK from the coding sequence GTGAAACGATTTTTCTCGCATACTCTTTTACTTATAGTCATGCTGCCGATTATGAGCGGCTGTCTCTTTCTTGTACGTCGCGCCCTTGCCGATGACGCCGTCAAAGAGATTACTATTCAGGGGGTAACTCGCCGGTATATTCTGCATGTTCCCGAAAAATATAAGCCGGGTTCTGAATCGAATCTCGTCGTCATGCTGCACGGCGGCGGCGGAAACGGCCGAAACGCCGAGCAGATGTCAGGCTTTCGAGAGCGATCCGACCGTGACGGATTCCTCGTCGTCTATCCTTATGGAACAAACCGCCTCTTTGATGAGAAGCTGTTAACCTGGAATGCCGGCAACTGCTGCGGCGCCGCTCTGGATCAGAAGGTCGACGACGTCACGTTTTTGAGGCAGCTTATTCTCTTTATCAAGAACCAGTACAACGTGAAGAAGGTTTACGTTACCGGCATGTCGAACGGAGGCATGATGACCTACCGTATGGCCTGTGAATCGGCCGATATCATCGATGGCATCGCTCCTGTCGCCGGGGCTTTGAACGTGCCTGCATGCAATCCGGCCCGACCCCTTGATGTGATTATCTTTCATGGCAGAGAAGATAAACACGTACTTTATGAAGGGGGAGAGCCTCAGGTTAAGGCCGACTCTCATGCGCGAGTGGACCGCTCCGTAGGGTTTGCCGAGACGTTCTGGCAGAAGCGCAATGGATGCCGCGATCGTAAAGCTGTAAAGGCAGGAAAGGTGGAGCGAGTCAGTTATACATGCGATGCGGGCAAGCTAACCATTATCAGCATCGACGATGAAGGCCACACCTGGCCAGGAGGAGCAAAGGGATTTTTCGGAGCCGATACACCGACTCAGGAAATCAGCGCCACCGATGCGATGCTTCAATTCTGGAAGTAG
- a CDS encoding DUF4349 domain-containing protein, which produces MHIKRTTALLLLLFAACKQNDTGAPSESMEMRKTAPSLEEAPAAQDMSPGAHRARESEPARPEALPPLAFDPGIISDRLLEYRLDLTYRTDDIVRARQLLYDTAKKRGFLLQSYVSSEDAVITTTMSVRVEEMHETLKDLSALGPLESETISVQDHTESEFIRAVRAKREELRMQRRSQALTGPAAAQNWAQREQALAASEDAADEATIEKWRIADRVSRATIAVTVRGPAAPDPVVVPSYRNAFVGALNLLMQLLYILVYALPFIVPVLLIIWKRKSLFGWLRRNRD; this is translated from the coding sequence ATGCACATAAAAAGAACAACCGCCCTTCTCCTGCTTCTTTTCGCCGCCTGTAAACAGAACGACACGGGTGCCCCCTCCGAATCGATGGAGATGCGCAAAACCGCCCCTTCGCTGGAAGAAGCGCCTGCCGCGCAGGACATGTCTCCAGGGGCTCACCGCGCTCGGGAAAGCGAACCTGCCCGCCCGGAGGCGCTGCCACCTCTGGCATTCGATCCCGGCATAATCTCTGATCGCCTGCTTGAGTACCGCCTCGATCTCACATATCGCACCGACGATATCGTACGCGCCAGACAGCTTCTATACGATACGGCAAAGAAGCGCGGATTTCTGTTACAGAGCTACGTAAGCTCCGAAGATGCCGTCATCACGACGACGATGTCGGTTCGCGTCGAAGAGATGCACGAAACGCTCAAGGATCTATCGGCGCTCGGACCGCTTGAATCCGAAACGATATCCGTTCAGGACCATACGGAATCCGAGTTCATACGCGCAGTGCGTGCGAAGCGTGAAGAGCTGCGCATGCAACGTAGATCGCAGGCGTTAACAGGACCGGCGGCGGCGCAGAACTGGGCGCAGCGTGAACAGGCCCTTGCCGCCAGCGAAGATGCGGCCGACGAAGCGACGATTGAGAAATGGCGCATCGCCGATCGCGTATCAAGGGCGACGATCGCCGTAACGGTGCGCGGTCCGGCGGCGCCTGATCCCGTCGTCGTTCCATCGTATCGCAACGCCTTCGTCGGAGCCCTGAATCTACTGATGCAGCTGCTCTATATTCTCGTATATGCGCTTCCGTTCATCGTGCCCGTTCTGTTGATCATCTGGAAGAGAAAGTCGCTGTTCGGCTGGCTGCGTCGCAACAGAGACTGA
- a CDS encoding ATP-binding protein gives MQTTGSEGSKERYWQSLLRLSKGLEMAKSYAEVLDTARKEVREIVGYQNIWVFLFDDQKEQARALSASGSLSDMVMFDENVQTLHIKGDPMLEEIASSVDIVVVEDARTDERTDKKIVELLQNRTIVNVPIIFLDRHLGSVGTGTFGDEGVRLPTASDREFLMALASHLAVTLDRLRLMYESKRSEKALRESEEKYRRIVDMASEGIWSMDVDGACTFLNARMSEILGYEKEQIVGRPLGDFMFAEDLPDHHLRLTQRSQGLSDRYERRLRHANGEEVWTIFSATPIADEKGQYSGSFAMVTDITARKRSEEQLLALKNHLEEQVMQRTADLVAARNAAEAASRAKSVFLASMSHELRTPLNAILGFSRLLQSDRTLPDHTRKNVEIINRSGTHLLRLINDVLDMAKIESGSMQLQKAPFDLGELLCDVTDLMRQRAEEKGLQLIIDQDSTFPRYIVADEGRVRQILINLIGNAVKFTEQGGVTLRLGTRENTLSHLQIEVEDSGKGIAPEECRRIFEPFVQLGDQGGSHGTGLGLAITKQYVELMGGSISVTSSPEKGSVFRVELPLEEAKEDDIQRANEAEQREILGIAGRSDYRILIVEDQRDNQLLLQTLMENIGLSVRIASNGEEGVRLFESYRPHFIWMDRRMPVMDGIEATKKIRSLPGGADVRIVAVTASAFAEQRDEMLAVGLDDFVRKPYRPAEIYDCLAEHLKIEYLYESVPSAHRMLTAESFSSIPQEILSELRSSLESLHVDRIERAVAAVGQYDRNLQTHLEDLTAMFEYEAILTALKGNE, from the coding sequence ATGCAAACTACCGGGTCGGAAGGGAGTAAGGAGCGCTACTGGCAATCGCTTCTGCGTCTTTCGAAAGGACTCGAAATGGCGAAAAGCTATGCCGAGGTCCTTGATACGGCCCGCAAAGAAGTCAGAGAGATAGTCGGATATCAGAATATCTGGGTTTTCCTTTTTGACGATCAGAAAGAGCAGGCGCGAGCGCTGTCTGCGAGCGGATCTCTGTCTGATATGGTGATGTTTGACGAGAACGTGCAAACCCTTCACATTAAAGGCGATCCCATGCTTGAAGAAATCGCAAGCAGCGTTGATATCGTCGTCGTCGAAGATGCGCGTACCGATGAACGCACCGATAAGAAAATCGTCGAACTGTTGCAGAATCGCACTATCGTGAACGTTCCGATTATTTTCCTCGATCGACATCTGGGCTCGGTCGGTACGGGAACATTCGGCGATGAAGGCGTCCGATTGCCGACGGCATCGGACCGTGAATTTCTGATGGCCCTTGCAAGTCATCTTGCCGTTACGCTCGACAGACTGCGCCTCATGTACGAGAGCAAACGCTCCGAAAAGGCCCTGCGTGAAAGCGAAGAAAAATACCGGCGTATCGTCGATATGGCGTCTGAGGGAATCTGGTCCATGGATGTTGACGGTGCCTGCACGTTTCTCAACGCACGCATGAGCGAAATACTCGGCTACGAGAAAGAGCAGATTGTCGGCAGACCGTTAGGCGATTTTATGTTTGCTGAAGATCTTCCCGATCATCATTTGCGGCTCACACAGAGAAGCCAGGGACTGTCGGATCGTTACGAGCGCCGACTCAGGCACGCAAACGGAGAAGAGGTCTGGACTATTTTTTCGGCCACGCCGATTGCCGATGAAAAGGGGCAGTACAGCGGTTCGTTCGCCATGGTAACCGATATTACGGCCCGTAAGCGCAGCGAAGAGCAGCTGCTCGCTTTAAAGAATCATCTGGAAGAGCAGGTGATGCAACGAACGGCCGATCTTGTCGCCGCGCGTAACGCAGCAGAAGCGGCGAGCCGGGCAAAAAGCGTCTTTCTTGCAAGTATGAGCCACGAACTTCGAACGCCTCTGAACGCGATTCTCGGGTTCTCGCGTCTGTTGCAATCCGATCGAACTCTGCCCGATCATACGCGAAAGAACGTCGAGATCATCAATCGAAGCGGAACGCATCTGCTACGATTGATCAACGACGTTCTCGATATGGCGAAGATCGAATCGGGAAGCATGCAGTTGCAGAAGGCGCCCTTCGATCTCGGCGAGCTGCTCTGCGACGTGACGGATCTGATGCGTCAGCGAGCCGAAGAGAAAGGACTGCAGCTCATCATAGATCAGGACTCCACCTTTCCGCGTTACATTGTCGCCGATGAGGGCAGGGTCCGACAGATTCTCATCAACCTCATCGGCAATGCCGTGAAATTCACGGAGCAGGGAGGAGTGACCCTCAGGCTCGGCACGCGAGAGAACACCCTGTCTCATCTTCAAATCGAGGTGGAGGATTCTGGAAAAGGTATCGCTCCAGAAGAATGCCGGCGCATCTTTGAGCCTTTCGTTCAGCTTGGCGATCAGGGAGGCAGTCATGGAACGGGATTGGGCCTCGCCATTACAAAGCAATATGTAGAGTTGATGGGCGGAAGCATATCCGTTACCTCTTCGCCTGAAAAGGGATCTGTCTTTCGCGTCGAGCTTCCTCTTGAAGAGGCGAAGGAAGACGATATTCAGAGAGCGAATGAGGCCGAGCAGCGTGAAATACTTGGAATCGCCGGCCGGTCGGATTATCGCATCCTCATCGTCGAAGACCAGCGCGATAACCAGCTGTTATTGCAGACGCTTATGGAAAACATCGGACTTTCCGTGCGTATTGCCTCGAATGGTGAAGAAGGCGTGAGACTATTTGAGTCGTACAGGCCCCATTTCATCTGGATGGATCGTCGGATGCCCGTTATGGACGGCATCGAGGCGACGAAGAAGATTCGCTCTCTGCCCGGCGGAGCCGACGTCAGAATCGTAGCGGTAACGGCATCGGCCTTCGCCGAACAGCGTGACGAGATGCTTGCGGTCGGTCTTGACGATTTTGTAAGAAAGCCCTATCGTCCGGCCGAGATCTATGACTGCCTGGCAGAGCATCTGAAAATTGAGTATCTGTATGAGTCCGTTCCGAGCGCTCATCGCATGTTAACCGCAGAGTCGTTTTCGTCCATACCGCAAGAAATACTGTCCGAGTTGCGATCCTCGCTGGAAAGTCTGCATGTGGACCGGATTGAACGAGCGGTTGCAGCCGTCGGCCAGTACGATCGCAATCTGCAAACACATCTGGAGGATCTGACGGCGATGTTCGAGTATGAGGCCATTCTAACGGCGCTGAAAGGAAACGAATAG
- a CDS encoding right-handed parallel beta-helix repeat-containing protein produces MRPSRLLLPVIILLSSSISHVNAEVIAKPSREQKIEQEVKRYSVPSLVNLLKKADAEGRVIPLESFSLTEPHRLLDADIMNRPAGHVHPALLDERYYAVTEDRESQKDLSYMEELRDRLYYVILDAEFRRPEFAFTFYMWDFHLSLHFEYDDSGKLVGVNSYQMLWPEDRSAPKLLDKFLYELPLIDSYMYRRITFKRSAAFYETRYISTDGGTTVRSFVYPFGEDGRRAEAACFEFLESIEGRLFAKLSGASECRYFHNADFSTGVDYGVGYDLRMSLREIGMPVDGLVEFLNYRYPGLQIEDLSVEIDYQAERVQFFKNQFIVLKYSSKGKSWNIELPDARLSWHAPDPTELNGFSPVMISVVFKNRTVKRHLTEEELFDIEREARLRKPYIPDLHPLLKMYLIERLKEKEVPPTQRRLYAVSSAQAFDLQRIIDSSRPGDTIRLHAGTYRLDKTLKLIDKSYLTLTADPGAEILISDPHAPVIEMVRGNQVRLEGFRAKHEAADGCSTPVISIKDSRHIVLRHLDLNGSGTHAVLLYFSRDILIEHNYLHSNSHAAFEMQSALKKVVIRFNRIENNPQVFQDSFLPGTGEIEFYGNTGQPLTRQRCKKLQAISKMPEEDNDTA; encoded by the coding sequence GTGAGACCCTCTCGACTGTTATTACCGGTAATCATTCTTCTCTCTTCTTCCATTTCTCACGTAAATGCAGAAGTGATAGCGAAGCCTTCGCGAGAACAGAAGATCGAGCAGGAAGTGAAACGATATTCCGTGCCTTCGCTTGTAAACCTATTGAAAAAGGCCGATGCGGAGGGCCGTGTTATCCCTCTTGAATCTTTTTCTTTGACTGAGCCGCATCGCCTGCTTGATGCGGATATAATGAACCGTCCGGCAGGGCATGTGCATCCTGCGCTGCTGGATGAACGGTATTATGCGGTAACGGAAGACCGAGAATCGCAAAAAGATCTTTCATATATGGAAGAGCTTCGGGACCGACTGTATTATGTGATTCTGGATGCAGAATTCCGGAGACCTGAGTTCGCGTTTACGTTTTATATGTGGGACTTTCATCTTTCACTTCATTTCGAGTATGATGATAGTGGTAAGCTGGTCGGAGTTAATAGTTACCAGATGCTGTGGCCGGAAGATCGATCGGCGCCGAAACTTCTGGATAAATTTTTGTATGAACTACCATTGATTGATTCGTATATGTACCGCCGCATTACTTTCAAACGTTCAGCCGCTTTCTATGAAACGAGGTATATATCTACTGATGGAGGGACAACGGTAAGGTCGTTTGTATACCCTTTCGGGGAGGATGGAAGACGAGCAGAAGCTGCCTGTTTTGAATTTCTTGAGTCCATTGAAGGACGTCTCTTTGCAAAGTTGAGTGGAGCCTCCGAATGCAGGTACTTCCACAACGCAGACTTCAGCACTGGTGTCGATTACGGAGTCGGTTATGATTTGCGTATGTCTCTTCGAGAGATTGGGATGCCTGTAGACGGTCTTGTCGAATTCCTCAACTATCGGTATCCCGGTTTACAGATTGAGGATCTGTCAGTTGAAATTGACTATCAGGCTGAAAGGGTTCAATTTTTTAAGAACCAGTTCATTGTTTTGAAGTATAGTTCGAAAGGAAAGTCATGGAATATTGAATTGCCAGATGCCCGCCTTTCCTGGCACGCACCTGATCCAACAGAGTTAAATGGATTTTCACCTGTTATGATTTCTGTTGTCTTTAAGAATCGTACTGTGAAGAGGCACCTGACGGAAGAGGAATTGTTCGATATTGAGAGAGAAGCCAGGCTGCGAAAGCCTTATATTCCAGATCTGCATCCATTGTTGAAGATGTATCTTATTGAGCGCCTTAAAGAAAAGGAAGTCCCACCAACGCAGAGACGCCTTTACGCTGTCTCGTCCGCACAGGCCTTCGATCTTCAGAGAATCATAGATTCTTCGCGTCCTGGCGATACGATTCGATTGCATGCCGGCACCTACAGGCTTGATAAAACCCTGAAATTGATAGATAAAAGCTATCTGACGCTGACTGCCGATCCTGGTGCTGAAATACTGATCAGCGATCCGCATGCTCCTGTGATTGAAATGGTTCGAGGGAATCAGGTGCGACTGGAAGGCTTTCGCGCAAAGCATGAGGCAGCAGATGGCTGTTCCACTCCGGTAATTTCGATTAAGGATTCTCGCCATATTGTGCTACGGCATCTTGATCTGAATGGGTCGGGCACGCATGCAGTTCTCTTGTATTTCAGCCGTGATATCCTGATCGAGCATAACTACTTGCACAGCAATTCACATGCAGCCTTCGAGATGCAGTCTGCCCTTAAAAAAGTGGTGATCCGATTCAACCGCATAGAGAATAACCCGCAAGTATTTCAAGATTCATTTTTGCCTGGAACCGGTGAGATTGAATTCTATGGCAATACCGGCCAACCGCTAACGCGTCAACGGTGCAAAAAATTACAAGCCATCTCAAAAATGCCTGAGGAGGATAACGATACAGCCTAA
- a CDS encoding IS5 family transposase (programmed frameshift) gives MDITDAQWKIIKPLIKEPKPREDGRGRERIDPRSILNGILWILKTGARWQDLPDRYPSYQSCHRRFQEWTRNGTIEKILLALARDLEERGGIDIEESFIDGTFVSAKKGGSKSGKPKRGKGTKIMAMADASGLPIACWIESASPHEVTLVEKTIDHKFTRKTPRRIIGDRAYDSDKLDKQLRKRKIKMIAPHRRGRKKESTQDGRELRRYKRRWKVERLFAWLQNFRRILNRFERYWENYLSFVRLGCIVILLRHF, from the exons ATGGATATCACAGATGCCCAATGGAAGATCATAAAGCCGCTTATCAAAGAACCAAAGCCACGAGAAGACGGGAGGGGGCGGGAGAGAATTGATCCCCGAAGTATTTTAAATGGAATCTTGTGGATTCTGAAAACTGGAGCCCGCTGGCAGGATCTACCGGATAGGTATCCTTCTTACCAGAGTTGTCATCGTCGCTTTCAGGAGTGGACTCGTAACGGCACAATTGAAAAGATTCTCCTGGCTCTGGCGAGAGACCTTGAAGAACGTGGTGGAATTGACATTGAAGAGAGCTTCATAGACGGAACATTCGTTTCGGCTAAAAAAGGGGGCTCAAAATCGGGAAAAC CAAAGCGTGGCAAAGGGACCAAGATCATGGCAATGGCAGACGCTTCCGGTCTTCCTATCGCCTGCTGGATTGAAAGCGCTTCGCCACATGAAGTCACTCTCGTAGAGAAGACTATTGATCATAAGTTCACAAGAAAAACTCCTCGAAGGATTATCGGTGACCGAGCTTATGATTCCGATAAATTGGATAAACAACTTCGAAAGAGAAAAATCAAGATGATAGCCCCGCATAGACGGGGCCGGAAAAAGGAGAGCACACAGGATGGGCGGGAGCTGCGTCGATATAAACGCAGATGGAAGGTCGAAAGACTCTTTGCCTGGCTCCAGAATTTTCGCAGAATACTCAATCGATTCGAGAGGTACTGGGAGAACTACCTTTCGTTTGTCCGGTTAGGCTGTATCGTTATCCTCCTCAGGCATTTTTGA
- a CDS encoding HD domain-containing phosphohydrolase, protein MASSGSILAVDDTPASLKLLTDILREAGYDVRSARTGQIALKAALSEPPELILLDIRMPDMDGFELCRLLKSRPQLADIPVIFVSALSETEEKVQGFALGAVDFVTKPYQREELLARVRTHIELHRLRSRLEEMVKARSATLIESEKKLRTSMFDSITALAAMVELRDPYTAGHQKRVSEFAVAIAREMGLNEQMIEGIRLAGVVHDVGKIRVPAEILSKPGALSGPEMMIIREHSLNGFEILRSIDFPWPVAQIVLQHHERLNGSGYPYGLAADEMLLEAKIIAVADVAEAMATHRPYRPALGIEAALQEIKEHRGELYDAAVVDIAAALLATGKYLA, encoded by the coding sequence ATGGCTTCAAGTGGAAGCATCCTGGCCGTCGATGATACGCCGGCATCATTGAAACTGCTGACCGATATCCTGCGTGAGGCGGGTTATGATGTGCGCTCTGCAAGAACGGGGCAGATCGCTCTAAAGGCAGCTCTCTCTGAGCCGCCCGAGCTGATCCTGCTCGACATTCGCATGCCCGATATGGACGGTTTTGAGCTATGCCGGCTTCTGAAGTCCAGGCCACAGCTGGCCGATATACCGGTGATTTTCGTTTCTGCTCTATCAGAAACCGAGGAAAAGGTGCAGGGATTCGCGCTGGGTGCAGTGGATTTCGTCACGAAGCCATATCAGCGCGAAGAGCTTCTTGCACGCGTGCGCACTCATATCGAGTTGCATCGGCTTCGCAGCCGTCTTGAAGAGATGGTGAAAGCACGCTCCGCCACTCTCATTGAATCAGAGAAGAAACTGCGAACAAGCATGTTTGATTCTATCACCGCCCTTGCTGCGATGGTGGAGCTGCGCGATCCTTATACGGCCGGCCATCAGAAGCGCGTGTCGGAATTTGCCGTCGCCATAGCCAGAGAGATGGGCCTGAATGAACAGATGATCGAGGGCATCCGCCTTGCCGGAGTCGTGCATGACGTCGGTAAGATTCGCGTACCGGCCGAAATCCTGAGCAAGCCCGGCGCACTCAGCGGACCGGAAATGATGATCATACGCGAGCATTCGTTGAACGGCTTTGAGATTCTGAGATCGATCGACTTCCCCTGGCCCGTCGCTCAGATCGTTCTTCAACATCATGAACGCCTGAACGGTTCGGGTTATCCGTACGGCCTGGCCGCAGATGAGATGTTGCTTGAGGCGAAGATCATCGCCGTCGCCGACGTAGCGGAGGCCATGGCCACACACAGGCCCTATCGACCTGCTCTGGGTATCGAAGCGGCGCTGCAGGAGATCAAAGAGCATCGTGGTGAGCTTTATGATGCCGCGGTCGTTGATATTGCCGCCGCGCTTCTGGCCACGGGAAAGTACCTGGCTTGA
- a CDS encoding GlxA family transcriptional regulator — protein sequence MQFGLLLLPGIPSTVISGLLEFFELARHAPGSEQVGLKTVSLQSGPIRLNAGLSIEADVIGRIAQPLDLLLIPAIGMNTTRLRERFGMEVELLRELSSKGTRLASICSGAFLLAETGLLSGKAATTHWRLASKFRRRFKDVDLQIDRMVVDAGSVLTSGGSNAFYDLALYLIEQYIGYEAAQFCSHNLLVDARRSSQSPFMPAIAQRQHSDSLVLAVQSSIERSFREEISPDVLAAHVGLSSRSLFRRFKSATGETPNTYQQRLRVDAAKRRLSEADDSIEEISFSVGYESVSFFRQVFKKHTGFNPLEYRRRFGRRLQST from the coding sequence ATGCAATTCGGTCTGCTTCTTTTGCCCGGAATTCCCTCGACGGTGATCTCAGGGCTGCTGGAATTCTTTGAACTGGCCCGCCACGCTCCAGGTTCAGAACAAGTTGGATTAAAGACAGTATCGCTTCAAAGCGGCCCGATTCGCCTGAATGCCGGGCTCTCAATAGAGGCCGATGTCATCGGGCGAATCGCGCAGCCTTTAGACCTGCTGCTCATCCCGGCTATTGGAATGAATACGACCCGCCTCCGGGAGCGCTTCGGTATGGAGGTCGAGCTGCTACGGGAACTTTCATCGAAGGGAACTCGCCTTGCCAGTATCTGCTCGGGCGCTTTTCTGTTAGCCGAAACAGGGTTGTTATCGGGAAAGGCGGCGACGACGCACTGGCGCCTTGCCTCGAAGTTTCGCAGACGGTTCAAAGACGTCGATCTACAGATCGATCGCATGGTCGTCGATGCCGGCTCCGTGCTCACGTCAGGAGGGTCGAATGCCTTCTATGATCTGGCCCTCTATCTTATCGAGCAGTACATCGGCTATGAGGCGGCGCAGTTCTGTTCGCATAACCTTCTTGTCGATGCAAGACGGTCCTCTCAATCGCCGTTTATGCCCGCTATTGCGCAGAGGCAGCATTCCGATTCGCTTGTTCTTGCCGTGCAATCGTCAATCGAGCGTAGCTTTCGCGAAGAGATCTCGCCCGACGTCCTGGCCGCCCATGTCGGATTGAGCAGCCGTTCTCTGTTCCGCCGGTTTAAATCGGCGACAGGCGAGACGCCGAATACGTATCAGCAGCGTCTGCGAGTGGACGCGGCGAAACGAAGGTTAAGCGAAGCGGATGACTCGATCGAAGAGATATCTTTTTCTGTCGGCTATGAAAGCGTCTCGTTCTTCCGTCAGGTTTTCAAGAAGCATACGGGATTCAATCCGCTGGAGTACCGGCGCCGCTTCGGGCGCCGATTGCAGAGCACTTGA